Sequence from the Panicum virgatum strain AP13 chromosome 5N, P.virgatum_v5, whole genome shotgun sequence genome:
TCCTATATGATGTGGATAACTTGCATGTtaagagaaatagagttaatAACTTTAATAGGTGTCATCTATATAGGCTATATAGttgatatgaattttacttgcatgttattttttatCAAGATCTAATAGAAATCGATAAACTAAcgtcaatagaatatttgatcacattataaatGAATAGGTGCTCaaaaaaatagagtatgtatatgagtctttacgttaatagattaaagattaaaagtattgtaaaaatagagtatgtatatgaattatgttaatagattaaagattaaaagtattgcacatagtagagatcatatggatattttcttgtttattgaatCTCGTAAAAAATGATAAGCTAaaagaagaaacaccaatagaatatttgatcacattatagaagaatatgtgatgaaaaaatagtgtatgtatatgattttattttagttaattaaatattaaaagtattgcatattgtagagatgacatgaacatttttttgtaattaataaggTAGTTGAAAGTTAGTGGGACACTTAGTGGAGAATGATGTGGACATCTTGCATGAAAAGAGAAATAGTTAGTGGGTGCTATCtatataggatatatagatTCAGCATCtatataggatatatagatTCAGCGTGACCATATACGCATAAAATGCTACGAGTACATGCGTAAATGGACACGGCTAAGCTTTCGGTAAGCAAACCGTTTCATCACAATCATAAAAGATGAAGGCTTTTTCATTCAGCTCTAAAAGGTTAGCGTTCATCGGCTCCTTATGGTAGTTGTTTGGATAGATTTATGTTTTTGGGCAAACAAACTACTAGTGTTCTTCTGTCGTTTTCTAGGCTAGTGATGGGCAAACCTTTGTCGCTCACCCCAATAATTTGGCGGGGCTATCATTAGCGCAATCTAAGTAATACCAAGTTTCTTCATAGTATATTGGAGTTTTATGGAAGTTATGTGCTGAGTTATTTTCCCTCACCACAAGAGATAATAAAATTGCATGACATATATAGGCGTCAATGTTAAAGGCATAGGTCAAACGGACATAGCCGTGCTTTTTGTGTGCAAACTGTTCTATAATCATATGGAGTAAGGGATTATTTGAATTTACCCCGAGCCTACTTGGATGGATATTTGGATTGATACTAGTTTGGCGTGACCATTCTATCTTTCTCCTACCGATACAAGGGTAAACTGTTATTTTCGCATCGGAAAAGTTGGCAGAACTATTAGTGAAAAATCCAAACATTTTAGTCAAGTTTATCGAATTTCTTACATTTAGGGGCATACGGAGCGGTAGATAGATGCATGATAAGGCAAACGCAATATGCCAAAAATTGTCCGAGTGTGGTAgaagaaaatattttatttttaggaAGAAACCCTAGCTGATTCTCTAAATTGGTGAATTTACATGTGATTTCTAAGAGTGCATCCCTTTCTTTATGAGATGAGGTGGCCAACAATATTGTGTTGTAATCGAATCATACAAATTACAGCGTATATTCATGTGTTCTTTCATTTTGTTGGAATATGGATGGATTGGACAATTAAGAATTTCTATTTATTCAATAAACTATATGCAAATGGTGGTTAGAACTGCTGAAATTGTGAACAACGGCAGCAAGAACGCAATGATCTTGATCCAACCAACAACTAATTAATGGTTTTCCAGTCCCAGCTAGCAAgaactactccctctgttccaaattaggGCACGTACAACGGGTCGTCGAGACCCGGCGACATGCAAGGAATTTTTGCGTttagcccccccccccgacctGCAATAACTGCCGAGCCGTCGTCTCGTTCGTCTACGAGCCATGGCCCGTGCTCCGAGGCGCGGCGACGAGGAAGGCGGCCATTGTACAGAGCGCTGCGGGGAGAAGACGAGGGCATGGATCCGCTGCGCACGCGGAGGTGTTTCCGATTCACGCCAAAGGTTCGCGCCATCCGCGACTTGTTCCTCTCCGGCCTCTGCCTCCGACCTCCCCGTGCTTGGTGGCTGCAAGATCTGGGATTCCCATCACAGTGAGGCTCGGATGGACCAAGGATGGACTATGGAGGTAGCTGCAGAGGTTGCGGCGCCGGGGGAGCAAGGAATCGACCAGAGGTGAGGTGTGGGTCTGCAATTTTGGCCGGCTGCAGTGGAGCTTCGTGGCTTCAACCGTGAGGAGAAAATACGGGAGTTggttggaggaggaagaagggggagtTGGTTGGTGAAGGAGAAAGAAGTGTAGGGGGTTTTTGATAAAAGATTTGGGTTTAAGTGTGAAGGTGGAAAAATTCTGGGGGTTTCAATGATAGATTCGAGGACCTATTCGTGAGAAAAGGTTTTGCTCATGAATGTTGAAAAAGTTTTAGGGTTCCAGTTGTAAaagtattttttctttttcgttattgttttagaattaattgatgtgaacttttaaaaatcatagaaaaatgctaaaatgaCAAATCCAACTGTTCTAGACTCTATGTGAACAGATTTACACATTCATGCCATTTGTTCACATAGTTAGTGTATGTTTTGGCTGGGAataaaatcaaaaataaaaggttGCCATCATGAAATGCTAATTCTCAAGATCAGAAGTTAATTAGCCTAATTCTATTTGTTTAACACTAGAGGTGTTAGAGAAACTCGGCCATCATGAATATTTGAATATATGTATATTATACATGGTTATTTTAAGAGTCATACAAAATATTTGAATGTATTATGTATTATCTCATGTATGCAACAAAATAGCTACAAAGATTAATATGCACTAGATCACCATGAGTTTGCGCGTCAAAGAATGAATTAATCACCTTGCAGACAGCTAAACAGACAGCTCATTGTACAAGCTGTCTGTTTAGTTGTCTGTTTGTGATAAAAAGATAGCAACCGTCTGCActgttgtacatgcccttataagtcattccaagaatcttggagagtcaaatcatctcaaggtttgaccaaaattatagagagaaacacaaagatttatgacatcaaataggtatactataaaaatatagctaacaaagaatctaatgatacttaattggtatcataaatgttactccctccgttccaaattataagttataACAAGAATCTTGgaaagtcaaaccatctcaagatttgaccaaaattatagagagaaacacaaagaattataacatcaaataggtatactatgaaaatataactaataaaagaacataatgatacttaattggtatcataaatgttattatcttgttatataattttggtcaaacttgaaaaactttgactttccaagattcttagaatgacttataatttggagcggagggagtattatctttttatataaatttgatcaaacttgaaaaactttgactctccaagattcttggaatgacttataatttgaaatggatggAGTATGCCATATTTTGTACTAACTCATTTCCTGTCTCATGTAGGGTAAGATCATTTATTgcttcctcgcaaaaaaaagatCATTTATTGCTTATGTATTTGGATTGATCATATGGAGTACTTGTTAACAAAAAAATAACGCACAttgtttatttttataattgaTATTCTTAAACTAGTACATAAGAAAAGTAAACTACTAATAATAGCGAGACTAGTAATATACTCGGTGAGCTAAGTAAGAGCAAGAGTTTCGAAAGGAAGATTAATGGACAGAATAACTTGCGGGGACATACTCATCACAAATAAGTGATGCTTTATGGTTGTCATAAGTCAATTACTTTAGACTTTATTTGCATACTATTTTTCTATATCTGAGTTTGAATATTTCAAAATGAAGCAATTagagcttttccaaaacttaGTTTCATATAAAATTTTTTTGTTAGATATTTTGTAGTAAAACAATGCTAATAAAAAATTGTATTTTAAAGActgtgggtgtgtttagttggtgaaaaagtttggattttgatacTGTAGTACATTTCGtcattacttgacaaataatgtctaattatagactaattagacttaaaaattcagctcgtgctaatcagttagattgtataattagtatttttttcaactgcatttaatatttcatacatgtgtccgaagatttgatgtgacgtgtattgtgaaaaaaaatttgagaactaaacagggccacaTGTATCAATGATAAAAAAAAGCCAGTTATTTGTGATCGGAAGTCAGTGCGTGAGCGAAGCGATCTCGATTCCAATTCTCCCCTGGTCGAATGGAGTCTCCTCATCGCCAGTAAGAAATGGTACACAGACACATAGACATGCAACCACTGATCCTCCGTCCACTGATGCGTGGGTCCGATACGCGTCGTCCCACCACCGATGCCACAAGAAAACACCGTGACGGGCCCCACCCATGACGTCCCCGGCACCGCCATGCTCTGGGCCCCGGCTTTATACTACACCGTGTCACCGTATAGTCGGGGCTACCCGCTCGGATGTGGATACGGGACTACGGGAGCCACGGGATGGTCCACTGTCAGTGGGTAGGGTACGTCCGGTGTCGTGCGCTGCGCAACTGTGCGACATCCCCTGGTAGACTGGTACCGTCCAGGGTTCGTTTTACCGGCGGTAAAGCAAATCCCGCCGTTTAGCGGTATCGATAAACCGACCAATAAACCGACTGGTAAACCGACCGTAAACTGATCGgtaaaccgaccggtaaactgCTATTtactaaataatttttttttgaaaattttaaattttgacgattttttttaaatttatcgCCGGTAAGTGTTACCGTCAAGTAGCGGTAACGGTAAAAATCACCGGTAACCGACGATTTACCGCCGGTAAGGTGAACACTGGTATCGTCAGGGGTACGTGTTGTCTAATTGCCATGGAGATTTATGATGGCTGGGTGAGGTGTCCATTTCTGAATTCTGACCCCAGTTACAAAGTTCGGACTTCTTTTGTATATTCTGAATTATATTTTGGATGGCCTTCTTCTTTCGGATTACATCTGTACAGGCACATTCGTACCTGCACACGAGACTGAGAAGCAACTGATTGCTGGCTCCGCCCCTTCCATTTGTAATCTAAAGATATCTGGACTCATGTTTTTTTCAGACAACAAAGAAAGTAATCGTACTCGCACTCCTCCACAACCTAGTAAAGAGATGaactttttctttatttattaaGCCAGCAGCTATGCAAGAAACTGAGTCACCCTTTTTGACAACAAAGAAACTCTGGAGGGGGATTTGCAATGTGTCTTGTCTCTATCTCCTCTCTTATTATTTCTGCATATATCATTAATGTGTTTTTCTTCGATAAAGCATCCGATGCAATAATCCAATAAACAATTGTTGTCTTTTGCGTACATAGTATTTGGAAATGGGATCAATCCTATGTTTTCATGTTCATGCTTTTCACGAACCATGCATTATAAAAACATTCATATGCTTTTTGGGAACTacttcgttccaaattataagtcattccaaaaatcttggagagtcaaacatctcaaaatttgatcaaaattatagagagaaatacaaaaatttatgacatcaaataagtatactataaaaatataaataacaaagaatctaatgatacttaattggtatcgtaaatattattatcttgttgtataaatttggttaaacttaaaaaattttgactctccaagattcttggaatgacttataatttggaactgaGGGAGTAGattaagggcctgtttggcatgGCTCCAACTCTGTCTGGAGCAGCTCTGCTCCAAAACTCCAGGTGGAGCTAgctctggtggagttggagctgtCTACATTGGGTGTTTGGCTAGAAGGGTACCCCCAGCTCCAAAAGAGATGGTGTTTAGAGTGGATTGACATCATTACCCAACTCatggccccacatgtcatcctcttagtctctcttcttcctcacgaGTTGCGTCCATTCCTATGCTTGCTCTGTTTCTCTCTCCTCGCGGCCTCCATTCCTGGTGTTCAGGGTACAGCGCCTCCGCAGTCGCCACCGGCGTCGTCTCAAGGCGCCTGTGGGAGTTCCGCGGCTGGAGACCCCACCACCGCCGCACCTACCGCAGCCCGAGCGGGGCCGGTAGGGTGGAAAGGGGCCACCGGGCTCTGCAGgtggcggtggccatggcggggaGGGAGGGTCCGGCAGGgctccgtaggtggtggcaacggTGGTCAGGGCGAAGAGGGAGGGCCGGCGGGGCTTCgcagggggtggcggcggcagccacagaggggagggcggcgctggcgctgagggacgggagggggcggcgctctGCAGGTGGCGGCGAAAGCCACGAAGAGAAGGGTGGGCCTGGCGTGGTGGTAGGGGAGGGGGTGGCGCTCtgcaggtggcggcgccggcggcggccacggagaGGGACGCGCTCAGTAGGGGGAGGCGCgaggggagaaagaaagaacgcACCGTTTTGTGTAATGCatagcagtggtgggtaattacTCCACAACTCTAGTGTAGATTTATATTCGAGCTTATTGGAGTTGCAAAAGAGGTGCTCCAAAACTCTAAAGAAATTTGAACTAGAGCTGTAGAGTTTTGGAGCTCCATGGAGTTTTGCTACAAAATTgtttggagttgctggagtttAGCTCCAGAACCATGCCAAACATGCCCTAAATGAACAAGAGTGGATCCACCACACATACTTTTTTCAGCCAAAAACTTTAAGTTTTTTTTGTTATCTTAAAGAGTTTGTGCTGAGATGAGCACTGCTACAAAATGGGATTAACACATACCTTTAAAAAAGATCTTTGAGGCAACCCGCCTCTGGTAACGATGGTGGCTGGGCTGCCGGCTGTACAACCACCTCTATTAATAGATTAATTGAGGCAGTTGCCCGACCGCCTCAGTAAATGGCTCTTAACAGTGATATTATGCCCGCCTTAGATAAATTTACTATAGTAGTGGAGACCATAGTGTGAAAAGTTAAAGAAAGCAAAATTTTAGAGCACAAGGAAAATTATTTAGACCCACGTATTGAAAAAAAAGCTTGTTTGTACGAGCTTTTCATGACTCTTGACTTATTGACCAGGTGTTCATTCCTATGGCGCACAACAGCTGGTCTTGGCAATAAGCTGCATCATTCAGATCACGGGAGTATGTCTTTAATCACGGGAGTACTCATGTAAAATGCCTCATTTTGAATACTCCGGTTCAAAATAGAATAGAGCACCATTAGAGTTGCAATCGAAACTAAGAAGTTAACTATCTCAATCTCATTTGGTCCTTTTGTAGAATATGCCATGCATATTAACTGATAGGTGCATGACTACTTAGCTAAAAGTTGCGCTGAAATTAGACATATATGgtaaatatttataaattaaaGGGAGATGGGACTGAGTCGCCTAGAAGTCATAGCATGATATGCATTTTCATGATAGTAGAAGATGGTAGAGGAGACTTACATGACAATTATGTGTTGACCCGAAGGGTGTGTGTTGACTTGTACCGTAATTTCTCTTATTGATGAAAAATTAGTGACCAAAGTCGAATCCTGAACGACATTTAATCTTATTGGAGTAGACATATCCAACTCGAATAATTTGGACAATTGGGCTGTTAAACAAGTTTCTTTTTAATAAGATTAAGTAAGTAATCGAATAATTAGAGGAGAGAATTTAAGAGCAAGTAGCTCTTAAGATTGAATATACGGGAAAAATATCTTTTACCAAAGAAAAGAGCAGGATTGTTCCGTGATATGCCCATAACATAAGGGAGGAATTTTCTTAATTAGAGGAGTCATTAAGGTATCTAAAGTATGTGAATGTGAAGCTTATGAACTTAATCTAATAGCAGTGTTGTGCGTTGCGTTGATCAAAACTCGTGCAGCAAGAAATATCGGACCTTTTCCTTGCTTCATTTCCATTTGATCGCACCGACATCAAAGCAAGGTAGCAGGCTAGCAATCCCTGGCCAACCCATAAACCCCAAACCCAACCGAACGAACCGCCTCGTCTGTCGTCTCCCCGTTCCCCACCACACCTTCCCCTTCCCGCCTCCCGAGGCCACGGCCTGTCGCCGACACATGGGCCCCACCACCCGCGCCCAGTTCGTctacaaccgccgccgccgcagcggcgggcggcacgcCGTCGAGGAGGCCTCCGACGAAGAGGAGCAGCGGCAGGACagttcctcctcatcctccgaCGAGGAAGACGAAGCGGAAGCGTCCGGAGAAGAAGTCGctgatgaggaagaggaggaggcggcagctGTCGAGCCCGCGGTCAAGGAGGAtcacgcagcggcggcggcgggggagaagAGGGGCGGGAGGAAGGGCCGGATCACCATCAGCCTCAAGAAAGTGTGCAAGGTACTGGTCGGTGCAACAAGTCTAATATCACGATTTTCTTGCTCTTTTTCCTCGTATTTCTGCTCTGTCCTTTCCATTTATGTTCAGAAAGATGATCCCCGCTGATGCTTCGAGCCTAACTTGAATTTTGGAGCGAGAAAAGTAGTTCTTTCGCTCGCTGTGGCCGTCTTTGAGAGCGGATGTTGCCTCTCGTCCTCGGCGCAAAATCGGGATTTGGGGATGCTAAGTCGGTCCGCTGATAACCTACCTATTTATGCACTACTTGGGTCAAATAACGGGGAAATGACTGTTACATTTTCGAATCATCTTAAACTAATTTGTTTATTGTCTTGGTATGTAAATGTCTCTTCTTTTCTGCTGAATTCAGAAAATATTTGTGCTTCGTTGTTGGAAAACTTTCCTTTTATGGTGTCCGTGGTACCCTTTCTTTATTCATTTCCCGTGCTGGGGAACTCATGTATTCTTTGTTGTGTCTGGTTGCAGGTGTGCAAAAAGACAGGGCACGAGGCAGGGTTCAAGGGGGCCGTGTACATCGACTGCCCCATGAAGCCCTGCTTCCTATGCAAGATGCCAGGTTCTCACATCTATGTCTGCGTGATTATCTCTTTGTGCTTTTGGAGTACAAGAGTCACTaattttggtttttttttttgcattgtgGATGGGGCTGTCAAGGATTGTTGTTTATGAAATATTGTTCGTGTTACATGCGGAAATATCATTGTTGAAGGATTCTTGTCTAAGTAATTCATGCTCATGAAAGTAGGTTAGgcattatttgtttttttttaaaaaatctgaAAGAAGTTGCACTGATGAATCAGCACATAGTATTTCGTTGTTTTTCTGCTGGCAGAAAAATTTAAAGCTGCTTCCTTTGAATGCCTCATCTTTTACATGTTTCACTTACGATTCAGAAGCTTTATGAACAGTACCAAATGAATCGTGGAGTATGAGGGTGCCAATTAGAGATCACGTATCCTTAGATGAAAATGATACGAATGTTGGTTTTCTATTTGAGTCACTTACCCTATGTTTTCCTCATAAACAGGTCATACAACCTTGACCTGCCCACATAGAGTAGCAATGGAGCATGGTGTTATCCCAGCCCCTAGAAGGAATACAAACACTTCATTAGATTATGTCTTTCAGAGCCAAGTCAAGGGCAAGATTTCCATGGTACTGAGTGAGATTTGACTAATGCCTAATCCTCTGTATTACTGTATTCTTATTGTTGTCAATTGCAATATCTCATATTGCTCTTCTTTTCTAGTACCACATTTGTCAGTTTTCTCCTCTTTACAATGCTAGGCTAAGCCCAAATTTCTGATACCCAACCAACTAGTGTCTGGAAACATAAAATTTCATCAGAGGCGTGTGACTTGCTTGGAATTTCATCCAACTAAGAACAATGTTCTTTTATCAGGAGACAAGGTATTGCACTCCTACTGTTGAACCGTGTTGCCCTCTTAAATTCCTTTTTTGAAAGAGATACCCCAAGGGAGACCCCTGAAGTTTTGCCCTCTTAAATTCCTTACAAATATTCTGCACTGCAAGTGTGCAAAAATGGCTATATTGCAGGAACATGTAGCCAAGTACTAATGGATCTTTTTTATTTCCACACAGAAAGGGCTTCTGGGTATTTGGGATTATGTTAAGTTGCATGAGAAGATTACATATGATTCTGTGCACTTCTGCATTCTGAACAGTATGAAGTAAGAATATTCCTTGATAGTTGTTATCAGTCTCTCTCTTGCAAGGATGAAAATGTTGCAACATGATGACCTTGTTCAGGATTGATAACGCCAATGATGGGATATTATATACAGCTTCCTCTGATGGTACTATCAGTTGCACAGACTTGGATACTGGCATGGGCTCCCCGTTGTTAAATCTCAACCCGAATGGTTGGAATGTAAGTTTACTTTCGAGTCAAGCTTCTACGATTGCAGCGTCGAAAAGAAGTAAAGAACTTATAGAGATGTTATTTTTCAGTCCATATACGAGCATCGTGTACTGTAATTAGATAGCATTGATCTGAATTGATTTGCATCAATTGTGGGCTTGTTTTTAATGAACCCCAGTCCTTGTTTGTTGGTCACAACAGGGTCCGAGCTCTTGGCGCATGATATATGGGATGGACTTAAACACTGACAAAGGTCTTATTTTGGTGGCAGATAACTTTGGTTTTCTTTACTTGTGAGTATCTCTAGGAAGTGGGTGGTACATTTCTGAGATTTATACCTTACAGTGCACAATATGGTTATATATGCAGCTTCCTTCGAAACAATTGGTTGAATTgttgatgtgatgcatctgaTTCATTTGTTTGCTAGCTCAATTCAAACAGTTTGTCATCAGTGATtattttatatttgaattcagaGATATTGTTGTAAAACTTGCATGTATGAAATATGCCTTGGCATTCTGTTGTAAGCTATTCTTAATTCTTGTAGCCTGGATAGACGATCAAAGACAAGAATTGGACATCCGGTTCTCATACATAAAAAGGGTAGCAAGGTAACCACCCTTCATTGCAGCCCTGCCCGACCTGAAGTTCTTCTGAGCAGTGGAAATGATCACTATGTGAGTGTGTCGTGCATATGTACAATATCCCCTTTTCTTATTTCATACTTAATATTTCCACATCTCTGATTATTAGGCCCGTATTTGGGATACAAGAAAGCTTGAAGCCAACTCACCCCTTGCCAACCTTGCTCATGGACGGGTTGTTAATTCAGGATATTTTTCTCCACAAAGTGGTAATAAGATCTTGACAACATGTCAGGACAACCGGATTCGTGTATGGGACTATATTTTCGGTGATCTGCAATCCCCAAGTAGAGAAATTGTACACAGTCATGATTTCAACCGTCACCTGACTCCCTTCAAGGCTGAGTGGGACCCAAAGGTTTCAGTTATAACTAAAACTTCCTTTCATTTTtgaattttattattatttcatGAAGATGTGCCCAATTTTGAAACGGGTGATAATGTTCTGCAGGATT
This genomic interval carries:
- the LOC120672024 gene encoding DNA damage-binding protein 2-like isoform X2, whose product is MGPTTRAQFVYNRRRRSGGRHAVEEASDEEEQRQDSSSSSSDEEDEAEASGEEVADEEEEEAAAVEPAVKEDHAAAAAGEKRGGRKGRITISLKKVCKVCKKTGHEAGFKGAVYIDCPMKPCFLCKMPGHTTLTCPHRVAMEHGVIPAPRRNTNTSLDYVFQSQVKGKISMKGLLGIWDYVKLHEKITYDSVHFCILNSMKIDNANDGILYTASSDGTISCTDLDTGMGSPLLNLNPNGWNGPSSWRMIYGMDLNTDKGLILVADNFGFLYFLDRRSKTRIGHPVLIHKKGSKVTTLHCSPARPEVLLSSGNDHYARIWDTRKLEANSPLANLAHGRVVNSGYFSPQSGNKILTTCQDNRIRVWDYIFGDLQSPSREIVHSHDFNRHLTPFKAEWDPKDYTETVAVVGRYISENYNGVALHPIDFIDTSSGKLLAEVMDPDITTISPVNKLHPQDDILATGSSRSIFIWKPKTEDELTEERTKQKAKEYIYGSGSRKKTNGKHDNSSDDDSDGDSGRKSKKAKKTRFTCTTKGKGKSKV
- the LOC120672024 gene encoding DNA damage-binding protein 2-like isoform X1, coding for MGPTTRAQFVYNRRRRSGGRHAVEEASDEEEQRQDSSSSSSDEEDEAEASGEEVADEEEEEAAAVEPAVKEDHAAAAAGEKRGGRKGRITISLKKVCKVCKKTGHEAGFKGAVYIDCPMKPCFLCKMPGHTTLTCPHRVAMEHGVIPAPRRNTNTSLDYVFQSQVKGKISMAKPKFLIPNQLVSGNIKFHQRRVTCLEFHPTKNNVLLSGDKKGLLGIWDYVKLHEKITYDSVHFCILNSMKIDNANDGILYTASSDGTISCTDLDTGMGSPLLNLNPNGWNGPSSWRMIYGMDLNTDKGLILVADNFGFLYFLDRRSKTRIGHPVLIHKKGSKVTTLHCSPARPEVLLSSGNDHYARIWDTRKLEANSPLANLAHGRVVNSGYFSPQSGNKILTTCQDNRIRVWDYIFGDLQSPSREIVHSHDFNRHLTPFKAEWDPKDYTETVAVVGRYISENYNGVALHPIDFIDTSSGKLLAEVMDPDITTISPVNKLHPQDDILATGSSRSIFIWKPKTEDELTEERTKQKAKEYIYGSGSRKKTNGKHDNSSDDDSDGDSGRKSKKAKKTRFTCTTKGKGKSKV